The following are encoded together in the Erwinia sp. E602 genome:
- the punR gene encoding DNA-binding transcriptional activator PunR has product MWSEHSLEVIDAVARTGSFSAAAAELHRVPSAISYTVRQLEQWLAVSLFERRHRDVVLTEAGRVFSEEGRAVIKKMLATRRRCQQVANGWRGQISIAVDRIVRPARTRQLVVDFYRYFPDIELHLSQEVFNGVWDALADGRVDLAIGATQAIPVVGRFSFRDMGSLNWRCVVQPGHPLLQTATPPDEAAVREWPSLVLEDTSRALPKRTTWALDNQRRMVVPDWESAFDCLRAGLCVGMVPGHLAQPLLQQGLLQELTLLAPYHASPCYLSWTEQNASPALAWLLDYLGDTETLNAEWLSEQPGR; this is encoded by the coding sequence ATGTGGTCGGAACACTCTCTGGAAGTGATTGATGCGGTAGCAAGAACCGGCAGTTTTTCCGCAGCGGCGGCCGAACTGCATCGCGTGCCTTCCGCCATCAGCTATACGGTGCGTCAGCTGGAGCAGTGGCTGGCGGTCAGCCTGTTTGAGCGGCGTCACCGTGACGTGGTGCTGACCGAGGCCGGGCGGGTGTTCAGCGAAGAGGGGCGAGCTGTTATCAAAAAAATGCTTGCCACCCGCCGCCGCTGTCAGCAGGTGGCCAACGGCTGGCGCGGTCAGATCAGTATCGCTGTGGATCGCATCGTGCGGCCGGCACGCACCCGCCAGCTGGTGGTGGATTTCTATCGCTACTTTCCGGATATCGAGCTGCACCTGTCGCAGGAGGTGTTCAACGGCGTGTGGGATGCGCTGGCCGACGGCCGCGTCGATCTGGCGATCGGCGCTACCCAGGCGATCCCGGTGGTCGGGCGCTTCTCCTTCCGCGATATGGGCAGTCTGAACTGGCGCTGCGTGGTGCAGCCGGGCCATCCGCTGTTGCAGACCGCCACGCCGCCGGACGAAGCGGCGGTGCGCGAGTGGCCGTCGCTGGTGCTGGAGGATACCTCACGCGCGCTGCCGAAGCGTACCACCTGGGCGCTGGACAATCAGCGCCGCATGGTGGTGCCGGACTGGGAAAGTGCCTTTGACTGTCTGCGGGCCGGGCTGTGCGTGGGGATGGTGCCCGGGCACCTGGCGCAGCCGCTGCTGCAACAGGGGCTGCTGCAGGAGCTGACGCTGCTGGCCCCCTATCACGCCAGCCCCTGCTATCTGAGCTGGACGGAGCAGAACGCCTCACCGGCGCTGGCGTGGTTGCTGGACTACCTGGGGGATACGGAGACGCTAAACGCGGAGTGGCTGAGCGAGCAGCCTGGCCGCTGA